In the Larus michahellis chromosome 6, bLarMic1.1, whole genome shotgun sequence genome, one interval contains:
- the PRAP1 gene encoding proline-rich acidic protein 1 yields the protein MPWEETHPPAGKVRGKGWGSPRMAAMERPAAVRLCSIALLLGTALLLPAPGGTQAPSGTGRKDLAAEQDLAKEILLGIRAVEPPEEHEITDDVELGLKVSSSAWAQRGPLQVQAGPEEDHDHLHHPPQDNAGEANAHRPPPRMLSLEVQSVPEEDRDHLHHG from the exons ATGCCCTGGGAGGAGACGCACCCGCCAGCGGGCAAAGTGCGGGGCAAAGGCTGGGGCAGCCCACGGATGGCAGCCATGGAGCG CCCGGCGGCCGTGCGTCTCTGCAGCATTGCCCTCCTGCTGGGcactgccctcctcctgccagcaccCGGGGGCACCCAG GCTCCCAGCGGCACTGGGCGGAAGGAcctggctgcagagcaggatTTGGCCAAGGAAAT CCTCCTGGGCATACGAGCCGTGGAGCCGCCGGAGGAGCATGAGATCACCGACGACGTAGAACTAGGTCTAAAGGTCTCCAGCAGCGCCTGGGCTCAAAGGGGCCCCCTCCAAGTCCAGGCGGGACCAGAGGAGGACCATGACCACCTCCACCACCCTCCCCAGGACAATGCCGGGGAGGCCAATGCCCACAGGCCACCCCCCCGGATGCTGTCCTTGGAGGTGCAGAGCGTCCCGGAGGAGGACCGCGACCATCTCCACCACGGCTGA
- the MTG1 gene encoding mitochondrial ribosome-associated GTPase 1 isoform X5, with product MRGWVGALRAAAVGPGSVPGAFRQRFDFGGRDVASWFPGHMAKGLRQMRASLRRADCLIEVHDARIPLSGRNPMLREVLGIRPHVLVLNKRDLADPQRKPTVLEYLKQQGCSHVVFTDCQRDDNVKKIVPLVAKLVDDSPRYHRAESTEYSILVIGVPNVGKSSLINSLRRLHLKKGKATAVGGEPGVTKAVLTRIQVCEKPLMYLVDTPGVLPPKLEDVETGVKLALCGAIRDHLVGEDIMADYLLYTLNKQQQFGYVQRYGLAEACDAIEPVLRRVALARGRTQKVKVLTGTGNVNVTTLDYSAAAYEFLRDFRAGCLGRVTLD from the exons atgagAGGGTGGGTCGGAgcgctgcgggcggcggcggttGGGCCCGGGTCGGTGCCCGGCGCATTCCGGCAGCGCTTCGATTTCGGCGGCCGCGATGTCGCCTCCTGGTTCCCGGGGCACATGGCGAAAG GCTTGCGGCAGATGCGGGCCTCCCTGCGGCGCGCCGACTGCCTCATCGAGGTGCACGACGCTCGC ATCCCACTGTCGGGCCGTAACCCCATGCTGCGAGAGGTGCTGGGCATCCGCCCGCATGTCCTGGTGCTGAACAAGAGGGACCTGGCTGATCCCCAGCGGAAGCCG ACAGTCTTGGAGTACCTGAAGCAGCAGGGATGCTCACACGTTGTCTTCACTGACTGCCAGCGCGATGACAATGTCAAGAAG ATTGTTCCCTTGGTTGCCAAGCTGGTGGACGACAGCCCACGCTACCACAGGGCTGAG AGCACCGAGTACAGCATCCTGGTGATCGGAGTGCCCAACGTGGGCAAGTCCTCGCTCATCAACTCCCTGCGGAGGCTGCACCTGAAAAAGG GGAAAGCCACCGCGGTTGGTGGCGAGCCGGGTGTCACCAAGGCGGTGCTGACCAGAATACAG gtCTGTGAGAAGCCCCTGATGTACCTGGTGGACACTCCTGGTGTGCTGCCCCCCAAGCTGGAGGACGTGGAGACGGGCGTGAAGCTGGCGCTCTGTG GAGCCATCCGTGACCACCTGGTAGGGGAGGACATCATGGCTGACTACCTCCTGTACACCCTgaacaagcagcagcagtttgg GTACGTGCAGCGGTACGGGTTGGCCGAGGCCTGTGATGCCATTGAACCAGTGCTGAGGCGCGTGGCCCTTGCCCGGGGCAGAACACAGAAGGTGAAGGTGCTGACGGGCACGG GGAATGTCAATGTGACAACGCTCGACTACTCAGCTGCAGCCTATGAGTTCCTGCGGGATTTCCGCGCAGGATGCCTGGGCAGGGTGACACTGGACTGA
- the MTG1 gene encoding mitochondrial ribosome-associated GTPase 1 isoform X2 codes for MRGWVGALRAAAVGPGSVPGAFRQRFDFGGRDVASWFPGHMAKGLRQMRASLRRADCLIEVHDARIPLSGRNPMLREVLGIRPHVLVLNKRDLADPQRKPIVPLVAKLVDDSPRYHRAESTEYSILVIGVPNVGKSSLINSLRRLHLKKGKATAVGGEPGVTKAVLTRIQVCEKPLMYLVDTPGVLPPKLEDVETGVKLALCGAIRDHLVGEDIMADYLLYTLNKQQQFGYVQRYGLAEACDAIEPVLRRVALARGRTQKVKVLTGTGNVNVTTLDYSAAAYEFLRDFRAGCLGRVTLD; via the exons atgagAGGGTGGGTCGGAgcgctgcgggcggcggcggttGGGCCCGGGTCGGTGCCCGGCGCATTCCGGCAGCGCTTCGATTTCGGCGGCCGCGATGTCGCCTCCTGGTTCCCGGGGCACATGGCGAAAG GCTTGCGGCAGATGCGGGCCTCCCTGCGGCGCGCCGACTGCCTCATCGAGGTGCACGACGCTCGCAT CCCACTGTCGGGCCGTAACCCCATGCTGCGAGAGGTGCTGGGCATCCGCCCGCATGTCCTGGTGCTGAACAAGAGGGACCTGGCTGATCCCCAGCGGAAGCCG ATTGTTCCCTTGGTTGCCAAGCTGGTGGACGACAGCCCACGCTACCACAGGGCTGAG AGCACCGAGTACAGCATCCTGGTGATCGGAGTGCCCAACGTGGGCAAGTCCTCGCTCATCAACTCCCTGCGGAGGCTGCACCTGAAAAAGG GGAAAGCCACCGCGGTTGGTGGCGAGCCGGGTGTCACCAAGGCGGTGCTGACCAGAATACAG gtCTGTGAGAAGCCCCTGATGTACCTGGTGGACACTCCTGGTGTGCTGCCCCCCAAGCTGGAGGACGTGGAGACGGGCGTGAAGCTGGCGCTCTGTG GAGCCATCCGTGACCACCTGGTAGGGGAGGACATCATGGCTGACTACCTCCTGTACACCCTgaacaagcagcagcagtttgg GTACGTGCAGCGGTACGGGTTGGCCGAGGCCTGTGATGCCATTGAACCAGTGCTGAGGCGCGTGGCCCTTGCCCGGGGCAGAACACAGAAGGTGAAGGTGCTGACGGGCACGG GGAATGTCAATGTGACAACGCTCGACTACTCAGCTGCAGCCTATGAGTTCCTGCGGGATTTCCGCGCAGGATGCCTGGGCAGGGTGACACTGGACTGA
- the SPRN gene encoding shadow of prion protein: protein MRRSAAACWALLLLAAAFCDSVAGKGGRGGARGAARGGVARGAARGRVKAAVPRYGSSGAALRVAGAAAAGAAAGVAAGAALRRARLAGELEAGNGGDYRDGNWTASAWTSAAMAWVPPSWAIPWLCPLAAILRR, encoded by the coding sequence ATGCGGCGAAGCGCGGCGGCGTGctgggcgctgctgctgctggccgccGCCTTCTGCGACTCGGTGGCCGGCAaggggggccgcggcggcgcccgCGGGGCCGCCCGCGGCGGGGTCGCCCGCGGAGCCGCCCGCGGGCGGGTGAAGGCAGCGGTGCCCCGTTACGGCTCGTCCGGGGCGGCCCTGCGGGTGgcaggggcggcggcggcgggagcggcggccggcgtagcggcgggggctgccctgcGGCGGGCCCGGTTGGCCGGGGAGCTGGAAGCAGGCAACGGCGGCGACTATCGTGACGGCAACTGGACGGCCAGCGCCTGGACCTCCGCTGCGATGGCCTGGGTCCCACCGAGCTGGGCCATaccctggctctgtcccctggcTGCCATCCTCCGCCGCTGA
- the MTG1 gene encoding mitochondrial ribosome-associated GTPase 1 isoform X1, whose protein sequence is MRGWVGALRAAAVGPGSVPGAFRQRFDFGGRDVASWFPGHMAKGEGWKRSGLTTPLPRHRSPGAVLQACGRCGPPCGAPTASSRCTTAHIPLSGRNPMLREVLGIRPHVLVLNKRDLADPQRKPTVLEYLKQQGCSHVVFTDCQRDDNVKKIVPLVAKLVDDSPRYHRAESTEYSILVIGVPNVGKSSLINSLRRLHLKKGKATAVGGEPGVTKAVLTRIQVCEKPLMYLVDTPGVLPPKLEDVETGVKLALCGAIRDHLVGEDIMADYLLYTLNKQQQFGYVQRYGLAEACDAIEPVLRRVALARGRTQKVKVLTGTGNVNVTTLDYSAAAYEFLRDFRAGCLGRVTLD, encoded by the exons atgagAGGGTGGGTCGGAgcgctgcgggcggcggcggttGGGCCCGGGTCGGTGCCCGGCGCATTCCGGCAGCGCTTCGATTTCGGCGGCCGCGATGTCGCCTCCTGGTTCCCGGGGCACATGGCGAAAGGTGAAGGGTGGAAGCGGAGCGGGCTGACAACCCCCCTACCCCGCCACCGCTCACCCGGCGCTGTGTTGCAGGCTTGCGGCAGATGCGGGCCTCCCTGCGGCGCGCCGACTGCCTCATCGAGGTGCACGAC CGCTCACATCCCACTGTCGGGCCGTAACCCCATGCTGCGAGAGGTGCTGGGCATCCGCCCGCATGTCCTGGTGCTGAACAAGAGGGACCTGGCTGATCCCCAGCGGAAGCCG ACAGTCTTGGAGTACCTGAAGCAGCAGGGATGCTCACACGTTGTCTTCACTGACTGCCAGCGCGATGACAATGTCAAGAAG ATTGTTCCCTTGGTTGCCAAGCTGGTGGACGACAGCCCACGCTACCACAGGGCTGAG AGCACCGAGTACAGCATCCTGGTGATCGGAGTGCCCAACGTGGGCAAGTCCTCGCTCATCAACTCCCTGCGGAGGCTGCACCTGAAAAAGG GGAAAGCCACCGCGGTTGGTGGCGAGCCGGGTGTCACCAAGGCGGTGCTGACCAGAATACAG gtCTGTGAGAAGCCCCTGATGTACCTGGTGGACACTCCTGGTGTGCTGCCCCCCAAGCTGGAGGACGTGGAGACGGGCGTGAAGCTGGCGCTCTGTG GAGCCATCCGTGACCACCTGGTAGGGGAGGACATCATGGCTGACTACCTCCTGTACACCCTgaacaagcagcagcagtttgg GTACGTGCAGCGGTACGGGTTGGCCGAGGCCTGTGATGCCATTGAACCAGTGCTGAGGCGCGTGGCCCTTGCCCGGGGCAGAACACAGAAGGTGAAGGTGCTGACGGGCACGG GGAATGTCAATGTGACAACGCTCGACTACTCAGCTGCAGCCTATGAGTTCCTGCGGGATTTCCGCGCAGGATGCCTGGGCAGGGTGACACTGGACTGA
- the MTG1 gene encoding mitochondrial ribosome-associated GTPase 1 isoform X3, giving the protein MSPPGSRGTWRKACGRCGPPCGAPTASSRCTTAHIPLSGRNPMLREVLGIRPHVLVLNKRDLADPQRKPTVLEYLKQQGCSHVVFTDCQRDDNVKKIVPLVAKLVDDSPRYHRAESTEYSILVIGVPNVGKSSLINSLRRLHLKKGKATAVGGEPGVTKAVLTRIQVCEKPLMYLVDTPGVLPPKLEDVETGVKLALCGAIRDHLVGEDIMADYLLYTLNKQQQFGYVQRYGLAEACDAIEPVLRRVALARGRTQKVKVLTGTGNVNVTTLDYSAAAYEFLRDFRAGCLGRVTLD; this is encoded by the exons ATGTCGCCTCCTGGTTCCCGGGGCACATGGCGAAAG GCTTGCGGCAGATGCGGGCCTCCCTGCGGCGCGCCGACTGCCTCATCGAGGTGCACGAC CGCTCACATCCCACTGTCGGGCCGTAACCCCATGCTGCGAGAGGTGCTGGGCATCCGCCCGCATGTCCTGGTGCTGAACAAGAGGGACCTGGCTGATCCCCAGCGGAAGCCG ACAGTCTTGGAGTACCTGAAGCAGCAGGGATGCTCACACGTTGTCTTCACTGACTGCCAGCGCGATGACAATGTCAAGAAG ATTGTTCCCTTGGTTGCCAAGCTGGTGGACGACAGCCCACGCTACCACAGGGCTGAG AGCACCGAGTACAGCATCCTGGTGATCGGAGTGCCCAACGTGGGCAAGTCCTCGCTCATCAACTCCCTGCGGAGGCTGCACCTGAAAAAGG GGAAAGCCACCGCGGTTGGTGGCGAGCCGGGTGTCACCAAGGCGGTGCTGACCAGAATACAG gtCTGTGAGAAGCCCCTGATGTACCTGGTGGACACTCCTGGTGTGCTGCCCCCCAAGCTGGAGGACGTGGAGACGGGCGTGAAGCTGGCGCTCTGTG GAGCCATCCGTGACCACCTGGTAGGGGAGGACATCATGGCTGACTACCTCCTGTACACCCTgaacaagcagcagcagtttgg GTACGTGCAGCGGTACGGGTTGGCCGAGGCCTGTGATGCCATTGAACCAGTGCTGAGGCGCGTGGCCCTTGCCCGGGGCAGAACACAGAAGGTGAAGGTGCTGACGGGCACGG GGAATGTCAATGTGACAACGCTCGACTACTCAGCTGCAGCCTATGAGTTCCTGCGGGATTTCCGCGCAGGATGCCTGGGCAGGGTGACACTGGACTGA
- the MTG1 gene encoding mitochondrial ribosome-associated GTPase 1 isoform X4, producing the protein MSPPGSRGTWRKACGRCGPPCGAPTASSRCTTAHIPLSGRNPMLREVLGIRPHVLVLNKRDLADPQRKPIVPLVAKLVDDSPRYHRAESTEYSILVIGVPNVGKSSLINSLRRLHLKKGKATAVGGEPGVTKAVLTRIQVCEKPLMYLVDTPGVLPPKLEDVETGVKLALCGAIRDHLVGEDIMADYLLYTLNKQQQFGYVQRYGLAEACDAIEPVLRRVALARGRTQKVKVLTGTGNVNVTTLDYSAAAYEFLRDFRAGCLGRVTLD; encoded by the exons ATGTCGCCTCCTGGTTCCCGGGGCACATGGCGAAAG GCTTGCGGCAGATGCGGGCCTCCCTGCGGCGCGCCGACTGCCTCATCGAGGTGCACGAC CGCTCACATCCCACTGTCGGGCCGTAACCCCATGCTGCGAGAGGTGCTGGGCATCCGCCCGCATGTCCTGGTGCTGAACAAGAGGGACCTGGCTGATCCCCAGCGGAAGCCG ATTGTTCCCTTGGTTGCCAAGCTGGTGGACGACAGCCCACGCTACCACAGGGCTGAG AGCACCGAGTACAGCATCCTGGTGATCGGAGTGCCCAACGTGGGCAAGTCCTCGCTCATCAACTCCCTGCGGAGGCTGCACCTGAAAAAGG GGAAAGCCACCGCGGTTGGTGGCGAGCCGGGTGTCACCAAGGCGGTGCTGACCAGAATACAG gtCTGTGAGAAGCCCCTGATGTACCTGGTGGACACTCCTGGTGTGCTGCCCCCCAAGCTGGAGGACGTGGAGACGGGCGTGAAGCTGGCGCTCTGTG GAGCCATCCGTGACCACCTGGTAGGGGAGGACATCATGGCTGACTACCTCCTGTACACCCTgaacaagcagcagcagtttgg GTACGTGCAGCGGTACGGGTTGGCCGAGGCCTGTGATGCCATTGAACCAGTGCTGAGGCGCGTGGCCCTTGCCCGGGGCAGAACACAGAAGGTGAAGGTGCTGACGGGCACGG GGAATGTCAATGTGACAACGCTCGACTACTCAGCTGCAGCCTATGAGTTCCTGCGGGATTTCCGCGCAGGATGCCTGGGCAGGGTGACACTGGACTGA
- the ZNF511 gene encoding zinc finger protein 511, whose protein sequence is MLTLPAGLHSRLRERPPAPPRPAPPLPPPAPAPSSSPSPFAFAPRRLRLGLHHPLLEDGDIHRHLYLQGVLTSLAEVAERPKVSEFSCHISGCCQVFDTLEGYEHHYNTLHRNVCSFCKRSFPSGHLLDIHILEWHDSLFQIMAEKQNMYKCLVEGCAEKFKSSKDRKDHLVTVHLYPADFRFDRPKKVQSGPKHVSSPVKQGVGVPMDVSMETSEPFPVDPMEIGPSENMEIPHPAASPGLGVPEKRHYKSRIPSTICFGQGATRGFKGPRKKV, encoded by the exons ATGCTCACGCTGCCGGCTGGACTGCACAGCCGCCTCAGGGAAAGGCCGcctgccccgccgcggcccgccccACCGCTCCCGCCCCCAGCGCCTGCCCCGTcgtcctccccttcccccttcgccTTCGCCCCCCGTCGCCTCCGCCTCGGCCTCCATCACCCGCTGCTGGAG GATGGAGACATTCACAGGCACCTCTACCTCCAGGGTGTCCTCACCAGCCTCGCGGAGGTGGCAGAGAGACCCAA GGTGTCTGAATTCAGTTGCCACATCTCTGGGTGCTGCCAGGTCTTTGATACACTGGAGGGCTACGAGCACCACTACAACACGCTGCACAGGAACGTCTGCTCCTTCTGCAAGCGCTCCTTTCCATCGGGGCATCTTTTGGATATTCACATCTTGGAATGGCACGACTCGCTCTTCCAGATAATGGCCGAGAAGCAAAACATG TACAAGTGTTTGGTAGAAGGCTGTGCAGAGAAGTTCAAGAGCAGCAAGGACAGAAAGGATCACTTGGTCACCGTTCACCTTTATCCTGCTGACTTTCGGTTTGATAGGCCGAAGAAAGTGCAAAG tGGCCCCAAGCACGTGAGCTCTCCTGTGAAGCAGGGTGTTGGTGTACCAATGGATGTGAGCATGGAGACATCGGAACCATTCCCAGTGGACCCCATGGAAATAGGGCCCAGTGAGAACATGGAGATCCCTCatcctgcagccagccctggcctCGGGGTGCCAGAGAAACGACACTATAAATCCAG AATCCCATCCACAATTTGCTTTGGACAAGGTGCCACCCGAGGATTTAAAGGACCAAGGAAGAAAGTCTGA
- the ECHS1 gene encoding enoyl-CoA hydratase, mitochondrial: MAASLRALLRPAAAARRRALFPLPPPPLPGARACSAGSPYQYLAVQRTGARQSVGLIQLNRPQALNALCEGLMQELRRALEALENDPQVGAIVITGSQKAFAAGADIKEMQNKTFQECYSSGFLAGWDKVSTVRKPIIAAVNGYALGGGCELAMMCDIIYAGEKAQFGQPEILLGTIPGAGGTQRLTRAVGKSLAMEMVLTGDRISAAEAKEAGLVSKVFPVEKLLDAAIACAEKIASNSKLVTAMAKESVNAAFETTLAEGTRTEKRLFYATFATGDRKEGMTAFVEKRKANFTDS; the protein is encoded by the exons aTGGCCGCCTCGCTGCGCGCGCTCCTCCGCCCAGCCGCCGCTGCGCGCCGCCGCGCGCTCTTCCCGCTGCCACCGCCCCCCCTCCCGGGGGCGCGAGCCTGCAGTGCCG GGTCCCCGTACCAGTACCTGGCGGTGCAGAGGACGGGGGCACGGCAGAGCGTGGGCCTGATCCAGCTGAACCGGCCGCAGGCGCTTAACGCTCTCTGCGAGGGGCTCATGCAGGAGCTGCGGCGGGCGCTGGAGGCTCTGGAGAATGACCCACAGGTGGGGGCCATCGTCATCACCGGCAGCCAAAAAGCCTTCGCAG CTGGCGCTGACATCAAGGAGATGCAGAATAAAACCTTCCAGGAGTGCTACAGCAGTGGCTTTCTTGCCGGCTGGGACAAGGTCTCCACCGTCCGCAAACCCATCATCGCCGCCGTCAACGGCTACGCT CTGGGCGGCGGGTGCGAGCTGGCCATGATGTGCGACATCATCTACGCCGGTGAGAAAGCGCAGTTCGGGCAACCCGAAATCCTGCTGGGGACCATCCCAG GTGCTGGAGGGACACAGAGGTTGACCAGGGCGGTGGGGAAGTCGCTGGCCATGGAGATGGTCCTCACCGGGGACCGGATATCAGCAGCGGAGGCGAAGGAGGCAG GGCTGGTGAGCAAGGTCTTCCCCGTTGAGAAGCTGCTGGATGCTGCCATCGCCTGTGCTGAGAAGATCGCCAGCAACTCCAAGCTGGTGACCGCCATGGCGAAGGAGTCGGTCAACGCAG CCTTTGAGACAACGCTGGCAGAGGGGACCAGGACGGAGAAGCGGCTTTTTTATGCCACCTTTGCCACT GGTGACCGCAAGGAGGGGATGACGGCGTTTGTGGAGAAGCGCAAGGCCAACTTCACCGACAGCTAA